From the Bacillota bacterium genome, the window TTTGAGGTGCATTATAACATCCGAGGGCCGCGTGTCAACGGGTCACCATGTTTGCGGTGCGCTGGCGGTTGCTTCCAACCGTACCGGGTTGTTGTCAACGTTATGCCCGTGCGGCCGCCGGTATGCCCGGTCAGGCTCCTCCCGGCCGCCGGACGCCGCCCGGAAAAACAGCAGGGGCTCCGGGCCGTCTGACCGGAGCCCCTGGCGTTTGAAAGGTGGTGGAGGTGGGCGGAGTTGCACCGCCGTCCGTAAGTCGGGCCACCACAGCCTCTACGAGCGTGTCTCCCGTTTGCCAGTGCTCGCCGCCGCCGGATCCCGGGAGCCGGACATGGCGGCCGCCATCTCCCTGCATTTCCCCCGGCCGCCCGGGAGCGAGGCAACCGGAGTATCCCGCTAGATTACGCCCGGCCCTGCAGCGGCGGGAACGCTGTCAGGCGGACGGGCCGCCTGTTAGATCAGGCAGCCAGTGCGTACTCAGGCTCGGCAGTTATTGACTGCCCTGCGGTTTTACGAGTCGCAGGCGCTCGGCTCGCAGCCGCGGCCACCCGCACCCACGTCGAACCTGACTCACCCCCACGAAAGCTGATGAACGGCCCAAAACCAGCTTAGCGGCAGCCGCCGTACCTGTCAACGGGAGCCGCGGGCCCGCTCCGCGAGCGCCTGCTGGATGCGGCGCTGCTCGTCGCGGCGGGCGATGGCCTCCCGCCGGTCGTACACCTTGCGGCCCCGGGCCAGCGCCAGCTCCACCTTGGCCAGGCCCCGGTCGTTGAAGTAAATGCGAAGCGGCACCAGCGTCAGCCCCTTTTCCGCCACCCGTCCGGCGAGCCGGGCAATCTCCCGGCGGTGCATCAGCAGCTTGCGCGGGCGCACCGGGTCGTGGTCGAAGGGGCTGCCGGCCTGATAGGCGCTGATGTGCGCGCCGACCAGGAAAAGCTCGCCGTTGGCGACGCGGGCATACGCATCCCGGAGCTGGGCGCGGCCAAGGCGCAGCGACTTCACCTCGCTGCCGCTCAAGACCAGGCCCGCCTCCATGGTCTCCAGGATCTCGTAGTCGTGGCGGGCCTTGCGGTTTTCGCAGACGGTACGCGCCTGGCCCATGGCGCTCTCATCATAACCTCGCCCCGCCACCGGGGCAACGCCGTTCCACCTTTTCCAGCCGCGACCGCGAGGCGCAAGCGTGGGGGCGTCGAACTTTCTGGTATACTGGGCGGCGGGCGTGGACGGGCCGCCCTTGATGCCATCTTACGCAGCGCGTGCCGATGACAGGTGCGGTTTGGGGGCGAACAGCGGGATGGTGCTCCGCACCGAAGGCCTCACCAAACGTTTCCCCGGCGGGGTGGTGGCGGTCGACCACCTCGATCTGCACGTGGCTCCGGGCGAGATTTACGGCTTTCTGGGGCCCAACGGGGCCGGTAAGACCACGACCATCATGATGGTGCTGGGGCTGACGCAGCCGAGCGAGGGCCGAGTCTGGCTGTTCGGTCAGGAGCTCGGGCGCAGCCGCTCCTTCGAGGTGCGCCGGCGCATCGGGGTGCTCTCGGAGTTTCACTACCTCTACGAGGAGATGACGGCCCAGGAGTACCTGGAGTTCTTCGGCAGGCTCTACCGGGTGCCCCTGGCACATGTCCGCATCGCCCAGCTCCTCGAACGCCTGGAGCTTGCGGACCGCCGCCGGGAGCTCGTTGGCGGCTACTCCAAGGGCATGAAGCAAAAGCTGAGCCTGGCCCGGGCGCTTTTGCACGACCCGGATCTGCTCATCCTGGACGAGCCTGTCTCGTCGCTCGACCCCTACGGCATCCGCCAGGTGCGGGACCTGCTCCTCGAGGAGAACCGCCGCGGCAAGACGCTCGTGATTTCCTCCCACATCCTCTCCGAGGTCGAACGCCTCTGCCGCCGGGTCGGGATCATCCACCGCGGGCGGCTTCTGGCCGAGGACACCATGGACGGCCTGCGAGCCCGCCTCTCCTCCGAGGTTGAACTCGAGGTGGAGCTGGAGCGCCTCGACGAGCCCATCGTGCGGGCTGTGCGCGCGGTGGAAGGGGTGCGGGCGGTGGACCCGACGGACTCCCGGCTGGTCATCCGCACCCGCGCCGGCGATGACCTGAGGGGCGCCATCTCCCGGGCCATCGCCGGTTCAGGAGGCGTGGTGCTGAGCATGCAGACCCGGCAGATGTCGTTGGAAGAAGCGTTCGTCACCATTACGGAAAACAACATCTCGCTCCTGGCCCGAGAGGGGATGGCGTCATGACGGGAGCGCCGATCACCCGTGGGCACGTCGCGCTGACCATCGCCGGGCGCGACCTGCGGTCGCACCTGTTCGGCTTCTCGCTTTACCTGGCCGTGTCGCTGGTGCTCCTGGGCGTCTCGCACTTCGCCATGCGAAACGCCCTGTGGCAGGTGGAGCAAAACGGCCTGATCGTGTTGGGCAGCCCCATCAGCTACCCGTTCTTCCTGGCCATGTGGCTGCTGACCATCTACCTCGGCCTGATGGCGGCGGTTGCCATCGCCCGCGAGCGGGACAGCGGCACGCTCGAAGTGCTGTTCTACGGGCCGGTGGACGGCCTCTCCTACCTGGCG encodes:
- the smpB gene encoding SsrA-binding protein SmpB yields the protein MGQARTVCENRKARHDYEILETMEAGLVLSGSEVKSLRLGRAQLRDAYARVANGELFLVGAHISAYQAGSPFDHDPVRPRKLLMHRREIARLAGRVAEKGLTLVPLRIYFNDRGLAKVELALARGRKVYDRREAIARRDEQRRIQQALAERARGSR
- a CDS encoding ABC transporter ATP-binding protein codes for the protein MGASNFLVYWAAGVDGPPLMPSYAARADDRCGLGANSGMVLRTEGLTKRFPGGVVAVDHLDLHVAPGEIYGFLGPNGAGKTTTIMMVLGLTQPSEGRVWLFGQELGRSRSFEVRRRIGVLSEFHYLYEEMTAQEYLEFFGRLYRVPLAHVRIAQLLERLELADRRRELVGGYSKGMKQKLSLARALLHDPDLLILDEPVSSLDPYGIRQVRDLLLEENRRGKTLVISSHILSEVERLCRRVGIIHRGRLLAEDTMDGLRARLSSEVELEVELERLDEPIVRAVRAVEGVRAVDPTDSRLVIRTRAGDDLRGAISRAIAGSGGVVLSMQTRQMSLEEAFVTITENNISLLAREGMAS